The Vibrio agarivorans genome window below encodes:
- the mioC gene encoding FMN-binding protein MioC: MIHIITGSTLGGAEYVGDHLNDLLQAQGLETQVHNQPNLDEIEHSGTWLLVTSTHGAGEYPDNIQPFIQALQDTPPKMSNVKFAVVAIGDSSYDTFCAAGKHAYDLLEDIGGTPVTDCLLIDILEQAVPEDAAEEWINTHIERFK, encoded by the coding sequence ATGATCCACATTATCACAGGGAGTACGCTTGGCGGCGCTGAATACGTGGGTGACCACTTAAACGATCTCTTGCAAGCGCAAGGGCTAGAAACTCAGGTACACAACCAGCCTAACCTCGATGAAATCGAACACAGCGGTACCTGGTTACTGGTTACCTCTACACATGGTGCGGGGGAATACCCTGATAACATTCAACCTTTTATCCAAGCTCTGCAAGACACACCACCAAAGATGAGCAACGTAAAGTTTGCGGTTGTTGCTATTGGCGACTCCAGCTACGACACATTCTGCGCGGCAGGAAAACACGCCTATGATCTTCTGGAAGATATTGGCGGCACTCCTGTCACCGATTGCCTACTGATCGATATACTTGAGCAAGCCGTGCCAGAAGATGCCGCTGAAGAGTGGATCAATACACATATTGAGCGATTTAAGTAG
- the mnmE gene encoding tRNA uridine-5-carboxymethylaminomethyl(34) synthesis GTPase MnmE translates to MTTETIVAQATATGRGGVGIIRVSGPKANDVALAVTGKALKPRYAEYLPFKTAQGVELDQGIALYFPNPHSFTGEDVLELQGHGGPVVMDMLIKRILEIEGVRPARPGEFSERAFLNDKMDLTQAEAIADLIDASSEEAAKSALQSLQGQFSKRINTLVESLIHLRIYVEAAIDFPEEEIDFLADGKVAGDLQQIINNLDAVRNEANQGAIMREGMKVVIAGRPNAGKSSLLNALSGKESAIVTDIAGTTRDVLREHIHIDGMPLHIIDTAGLRDASDEVEKIGIERAWEEIEQADRVLFMVDGTTTDATDPKEIWPDFADRLPDNMGITVIRNKVDQTQEELGICHVNAPTLIRLSAKTGQGVDALRTHLKECMGFAGNSEGGFMARRRHLDALEKAAQHLDIGQTQLEGYMAGEILAEELRIAQQHLNEITGEFSSDDLLGRIFSSFCIGK, encoded by the coding sequence ATGACAACAGAGACTATCGTTGCTCAAGCTACCGCCACAGGCCGCGGTGGTGTTGGTATCATTCGTGTATCCGGCCCGAAAGCCAATGACGTAGCCCTTGCAGTAACAGGCAAGGCACTTAAGCCACGTTATGCCGAATACCTACCATTTAAGACAGCACAAGGCGTAGAGCTTGACCAAGGCATCGCACTCTACTTCCCTAACCCACACTCCTTCACCGGTGAGGACGTTCTTGAACTACAAGGTCACGGTGGCCCTGTGGTGATGGATATGCTTATTAAGCGCATCCTTGAAATTGAAGGCGTGCGACCAGCTCGACCTGGTGAGTTCTCTGAGCGTGCATTCCTCAACGATAAAATGGATTTGACCCAGGCTGAGGCGATTGCTGACTTAATTGATGCAAGCTCGGAAGAAGCGGCAAAGTCCGCTCTCCAGTCTCTACAAGGCCAATTCTCCAAGCGAATTAACACGCTGGTGGAATCACTTATTCATCTACGTATCTACGTTGAAGCCGCTATCGATTTTCCTGAAGAGGAGATCGACTTTCTCGCTGACGGCAAAGTCGCGGGAGACCTTCAGCAGATCATCAATAACCTTGACGCGGTTCGCAATGAAGCCAACCAAGGCGCAATCATGCGTGAAGGGATGAAAGTGGTTATAGCAGGTCGTCCAAATGCCGGAAAATCCAGCCTACTCAATGCCCTTTCAGGCAAAGAGTCTGCTATCGTGACCGATATTGCAGGGACCACACGTGATGTCCTGCGAGAGCACATCCATATTGATGGTATGCCTTTACATATTATCGATACAGCAGGCCTACGCGATGCGTCTGATGAGGTAGAAAAAATCGGTATCGAGCGCGCTTGGGAAGAGATAGAACAAGCCGATCGCGTGCTATTTATGGTGGATGGCACAACAACAGACGCGACCGATCCAAAAGAAATTTGGCCTGATTTTGCCGATCGTCTTCCTGATAATATGGGTATAACCGTGATCCGCAATAAAGTCGATCAAACCCAAGAAGAGCTCGGTATCTGCCATGTGAATGCCCCGACACTTATCCGCCTGTCAGCCAAGACAGGCCAAGGTGTTGACGCGCTGCGCACCCACCTTAAAGAGTGCATGGGCTTTGCTGGTAACAGCGAAGGGGGCTTTATGGCACGTCGCCGTCATCTAGATGCGTTAGAGAAAGCCGCTCAGCACCTTGATATTGGCCAGACCCAACTTGAAGGCTACATGGCAGGAGAGATCCTAGCTGAAGAGCTGCGTATTGCACAGCAACACCTCAATGAGATTACCGGTGAGTTTAGTTCTGATGACCTGCTCGGCCGGATTTTTTCATCATTCTGTATCGGCAAATAA